The following proteins are co-located in the Pseudomonas cavernae genome:
- a CDS encoding CDP-alcohol phosphatidyltransferase family protein yields the protein MHQLPNLLTLLRLALTIPIACLLLAERHAQALSLFAVAGASDALDGFLARRFGWTSRLGSILDPLADKLLLVTSYVCLALSAVLPWWLTLLVLLRDALIVGGAALYRQLRGPFAFRPSWLGKASTLLQIVLVLAVLLELSVFPAFVVVHWPLVAAVVGLTLLSGGDYLRTWIAKFRATRLPA from the coding sequence ATGCACCAACTGCCTAACCTGCTGACGTTGCTGCGTCTGGCTCTGACCATACCGATTGCCTGCCTGCTATTGGCCGAGCGCCATGCGCAGGCGCTGTCGCTGTTCGCCGTGGCGGGGGCATCCGACGCGCTGGATGGTTTTCTCGCCCGCCGCTTCGGCTGGACCAGTCGTCTCGGTTCGATCCTCGATCCGCTGGCGGACAAGCTGCTGCTGGTCACCAGTTACGTCTGCCTGGCGCTGAGCGCGGTGTTGCCCTGGTGGCTGACTCTGCTGGTGCTGCTGCGCGATGCTCTGATCGTCGGCGGTGCCGCCCTCTATAGGCAGCTGCGCGGACCCTTCGCGTTTCGCCCGAGCTGGCTGGGTAAGGCGTCTACCCTGCTGCAAATCGTTCTGGTGCTGGCCGTGCTGCTGGAACTGTCTGTCTTCCCGGCCTTCGTCGTGGTGCATTGGCCGCTGGTCGCCGCCGTAGTCGGGTTGACCCTGCTGAGCGGCGGCGATTATCTGCGCACCTGGATCGCTAAATTTCGGGCCACGAGGCTGCCAGCATGA
- a CDS encoding AI-2E family transporter, with translation MNVSRHWFGLVGLLLLGWLLYLLHPILSPFLIGVLLAYMGDPLVDRLERWKLSRTWAVVVVFALFSLMLLVLLLVLVPMLGRQLVRLYELAPQMLDWLQHTALPWVQAQLGLADSFWRFDQLKAALSEHLGKTTDIVGAVLAQATASSLALLGWLGNLLLIPVVSFYLLRDWDLLVAKLRGLLPRRREDFVVQLVGECHEVLGAFLRGQLLVMLALGVIYASGLMLVGLELGLLIGLIAGLASIVPYMGFVVGFGAAVTAGLFQFGVEFYPLLGIAAVFMVGQLLEGMLLTPWLVGDRIGLHPVAVIFAILAGGQLFGFTGVLLALPVAAVIMVLLRHVHDLYKLSNLYRESIDGFDEPSNPA, from the coding sequence ATGAACGTTTCCCGTCACTGGTTCGGCTTGGTCGGCTTGCTTCTGCTCGGTTGGCTGTTGTATCTGCTGCACCCTATTCTCTCGCCCTTTCTGATCGGCGTGCTGCTCGCCTATATGGGCGATCCGCTGGTCGATCGCCTGGAGCGCTGGAAGCTGTCGCGCACCTGGGCCGTGGTGGTGGTGTTCGCGCTGTTCAGCCTGATGCTGCTGGTGTTGCTGCTGGTCCTGGTGCCGATGCTCGGTCGGCAACTGGTGCGCCTCTACGAACTGGCGCCGCAGATGCTCGACTGGCTGCAGCACACGGCATTGCCCTGGGTACAGGCGCAATTGGGCCTGGCCGACAGTTTCTGGCGCTTCGACCAACTCAAGGCGGCGTTATCCGAGCATCTGGGCAAGACCACTGACATCGTCGGCGCGGTGCTGGCCCAGGCGACCGCTTCCAGCCTGGCGCTGCTCGGCTGGCTGGGTAATCTGCTGCTGATCCCGGTGGTCAGCTTCTACCTGCTGCGCGACTGGGACCTGCTGGTGGCCAAGCTGCGCGGTCTGCTGCCGCGCCGCCGCGAGGACTTCGTCGTGCAGCTGGTCGGCGAGTGCCATGAGGTGCTCGGCGCCTTCCTGCGCGGCCAGTTGCTGGTGATGTTGGCGCTCGGCGTGATCTATGCCAGCGGCCTGATGCTGGTTGGGTTGGAGCTGGGGCTGTTGATCGGCCTGATCGCCGGGCTGGCCAGCATCGTGCCCTACATGGGCTTCGTGGTCGGCTTCGGCGCGGCGGTGACGGCGGGGCTGTTCCAGTTCGGTGTGGAGTTCTACCCGCTGTTGGGGATCGCCGCGGTATTCATGGTCGGTCAGCTGCTCGAGGGTATGCTGCTGACCCCCTGGTTGGTGGGTGACCGCATCGGCCTGCATCCGGTGGCGGTTATCTTCGCCATCCTCGCCGGCGGTCAGCTGTTCGGCTTCACCGGCGTCCTGCTGGCCCTGCCGGTGGCCGCGGTGATCATGGTTTTGCTGCGTCATGTGCATGATTTGTATAAACTTTCGAATCTTTATCGAGAGTCCATCGACGGTTTCGACGAACCGTCCAATCCGGCATGA
- the hda gene encoding DnaA regulatory inactivator Hda yields MKPTQLPLGVRLRDDATFANYYPGANAAALGYVERLCEADAGWTESLIYLWGGEGVGRSHLLQAACLRFEQHGEQAVYLPLTEVVEYGPVLLDNLEQCELVCLDDLDAVAGRDDWEVALFHLFNRLRDSGRRLLLAASAAPRELAIRLPDLQSRLSLALVFQLQSLSDEDKLRALQLRASRRGLHLTDEVGRFILTRGTRSMSALFELLEQLDQASLQAQRKLTIPFLKEVLHW; encoded by the coding sequence ATGAAACCGACCCAGCTGCCTCTAGGCGTTCGTCTACGCGATGACGCCACCTTCGCCAACTACTATCCCGGCGCCAATGCGGCCGCCCTCGGCTATGTCGAGCGCTTGTGCGAAGCCGATGCCGGCTGGACGGAGAGCCTGATCTACCTGTGGGGCGGTGAAGGCGTCGGGCGCAGTCATTTGCTGCAGGCGGCCTGTCTGCGCTTCGAGCAGCACGGTGAGCAGGCGGTGTATCTGCCGCTGACCGAGGTGGTCGAGTACGGCCCGGTCTTGCTGGACAACCTCGAGCAATGCGAGCTGGTGTGTCTGGATGATCTCGACGCCGTGGCCGGCCGTGACGACTGGGAAGTGGCGCTGTTCCATCTGTTCAACCGTCTGCGCGACAGTGGCCGGCGCCTGCTGCTGGCGGCGAGCGCCGCGCCGCGCGAGCTGGCAATACGTTTGCCCGATCTGCAGTCGCGCTTGAGTTTGGCGCTGGTGTTCCAGCTGCAGTCGCTGTCCGACGAAGACAAGCTGCGCGCCCTGCAACTGCGCGCCTCGCGCCGGGGCCTGCATCTGACCGACGAGGTCGGGCGCTTCATCCTCACCCGTGGTACGCGCAGCATGAGCGCACTGTTCGAGTTGCTCGAACAGCTGGATCAGGCCTCGTTGCAGGCGCAACGCAAGCTGACCATCCCCTTCCTCAAGGAAGTGCTGCACTGGTAA
- a CDS encoding DUF2069 domain-containing protein: MAKKAKPLPSLDWLQPRLNASRLLSLLCYFALVLLLLVWDLVFADLHGARTWVILLIELAPLLILAPGLLLGNARAHAWLCFVVNLYFIKGVLAAFDPSRSVLGWSEALLSLVLFCTALLYTRWRFQYDRKLAGE, from the coding sequence GTGGCTAAAAAAGCAAAACCCCTGCCGTCCCTCGACTGGCTGCAACCGCGGCTGAACGCCAGCCGCCTGCTCAGCCTGCTGTGCTACTTCGCCCTGGTGCTCTTGCTATTGGTGTGGGACTTGGTCTTCGCCGACCTACACGGTGCGCGGACCTGGGTGATCCTGCTGATCGAACTGGCGCCGCTGCTGATCCTCGCCCCCGGCCTGCTGCTGGGCAATGCGCGGGCACACGCCTGGCTGTGCTTCGTGGTCAACCTGTACTTCATCAAGGGCGTGCTCGCCGCCTTCGACCCGAGCCGCAGCGTCCTGGGCTGGAGCGAGGCGCTGCTCAGCCTGGTGTTGTTCTGCACCGCCCTGCTCTACACGCGCTGGCGTTTCCAGTACGACCGCAAGCTGGCGGGGGAATAA
- the wrbA gene encoding NAD(P)H:quinone oxidoreductase, with amino-acid sequence MSAPYILVLYYSRHGSTAEMARQIARGVELGGLEARLRTVPPVSTECEAVAPAIPEEGALYASLDDLKNCAGLALGSPTRFGNMAAPLKYFIDGTSNLWLTGELVGKPAGVFTTTASLHGGQESTLLSMLLPLLHHGMLITGLPYSEAALLETRGGGTPYGASHHAGADGKRALDEHEIALCRSLGQRLAQTASHLERGRG; translated from the coding sequence ATGAGCGCCCCCTACATCCTGGTGCTCTACTACAGCCGCCACGGTTCTACCGCCGAGATGGCCCGGCAGATCGCCCGCGGCGTCGAGCTCGGCGGCCTGGAAGCGCGTCTGCGCACCGTGCCGCCGGTGTCCACCGAATGCGAGGCAGTGGCGCCGGCCATTCCCGAGGAAGGCGCGCTGTATGCCAGCCTCGATGATCTGAAGAACTGCGCCGGCCTGGCGCTTGGCAGCCCAACCCGCTTCGGTAACATGGCCGCACCGCTGAAATACTTCATCGATGGCACCAGCAACCTGTGGCTGACCGGCGAACTGGTCGGCAAACCGGCCGGGGTCTTCACCACCACCGCCAGCCTGCATGGCGGCCAGGAAAGCACCCTGCTGTCGATGCTGCTGCCACTGCTGCATCACGGCATGCTCATCACCGGCCTGCCCTACAGCGAGGCCGCCCTGCTGGAAACCCGCGGCGGCGGCACCCCCTATGGCGCCAGCCACCATGCCGGCGCCGACGGCAAGCGCGCGCTGGACGAGCACGAAATCGCCCTCTGCCGCTCGCTCGGCCAGAGACTGGCGCAAACCGCCTCGCACCTGGAGCGTGGCCGTGGCTAA
- the arsC gene encoding arsenate reductase (glutaredoxin) (This arsenate reductase requires both glutathione and glutaredoxin to convert arsenate to arsenite, after which the efflux transporter formed by ArsA and ArsB can extrude the arsenite from the cell, providing resistance.), which produces MTDLTLYHNPRCSKSRAALELLEARGLAPTVVRYLETPPSADELRALLAKLGLSARQLLRSGEDEYQALNLADSSLSEAQLVEAMASHPRLIERPILVAGDKAVIGRPPEKVLEILP; this is translated from the coding sequence ATGACCGATCTGACCCTCTATCACAACCCACGCTGCTCGAAATCCCGCGCCGCGCTGGAGCTGCTCGAAGCCCGCGGCCTGGCGCCGACCGTGGTGCGCTACCTGGAAACGCCGCCCAGTGCCGACGAACTGCGCGCCCTACTGGCCAAGCTCGGCTTGAGCGCCCGGCAACTGCTGCGCAGCGGCGAGGACGAGTACCAAGCGCTCAACCTGGCCGACAGCAGCCTCAGCGAAGCGCAACTGGTCGAAGCCATGGCTAGCCATCCGCGGCTGATCGAGCGACCGATTCTGGTTGCCGGCGACAAGGCGGTGATTGGCCGCCCGCCGGAGAAAGTCCTGGAGATCCTGCCATGA
- a CDS encoding virulence factor BrkB family protein — translation MRQGVADVVEFWRFLLQRFIDDRAPNSAAALTYTTLFAVVPMMTVTFAMLSAIPVFQGVGEQIQRFIFHNFLPASGETVQEYLTSFTLQARQLTWLGVIFLAVTAFTMLVTVEKAFNTIWRVRQPRRGVSSFLLYWAILSLGPLLLGAGFAVSTYITSLSLISGPDAVIGAKTLLRFAPLLSSVAAFTLIYATVPNTRVPFKHALVGGVLAAVLFELAKMLFGLYVRLFPGYQLIYGAFATVPLFLLWIYLSWLIVLLGAELVCNLSSSRHWRRRAVPRLLVVLGILRVFHDSQLRGEVVSHRHVQSQGWLLPEDEWDEILGFLEGEQLICRASGGAWVLCRDLAHYSLAQLLSRSPWPLPRLAQLPRALDESWYPGLRLALERFYQHQQALFGASLAQWLQSHAPEGPGGIAEADK, via the coding sequence ATGCGCCAAGGCGTTGCTGATGTTGTGGAATTCTGGCGTTTCCTGTTGCAGCGCTTCATCGATGATCGCGCGCCCAACAGTGCCGCCGCACTGACCTACACCACCCTGTTCGCGGTGGTGCCGATGATGACCGTGACTTTCGCCATGCTCTCGGCGATTCCGGTGTTTCAGGGCGTTGGTGAGCAGATTCAGCGCTTTATCTTTCACAACTTCCTGCCGGCTTCCGGAGAGACGGTGCAGGAGTATCTGACCAGCTTCACCCTCCAGGCCCGCCAGCTGACCTGGCTCGGGGTGATTTTCCTGGCGGTCACGGCCTTCACCATGCTGGTCACTGTGGAGAAGGCCTTCAATACCATTTGGCGGGTGCGCCAGCCACGCCGCGGAGTGTCCAGCTTCCTGCTTTATTGGGCGATTCTCAGCCTCGGGCCCTTGCTGCTCGGCGCCGGTTTTGCGGTGAGCACCTATATCACCTCGCTGTCGTTGATTTCCGGGCCGGATGCGGTGATCGGCGCGAAAACCCTGCTGCGTTTCGCCCCGCTGCTATCCAGCGTGGCCGCCTTCACCCTGATTTACGCGACAGTGCCGAACACCCGCGTGCCGTTCAAACATGCGTTGGTCGGCGGGGTGCTGGCGGCCGTGCTGTTCGAGTTGGCGAAGATGCTGTTCGGCCTTTATGTCCGCCTGTTTCCCGGTTATCAGCTGATCTATGGCGCCTTTGCCACGGTGCCGCTGTTCCTGTTATGGATCTACCTGTCCTGGCTGATCGTCCTGCTCGGCGCCGAGCTGGTGTGCAACCTGTCCAGTTCCAGGCACTGGCGGCGCCGGGCCGTGCCGCGCCTGCTGGTGGTACTGGGCATTCTGCGGGTGTTCCACGACAGCCAGCTGCGCGGTGAGGTGGTCAGCCATCGCCACGTGCAGAGCCAGGGCTGGCTGCTGCCGGAGGACGAGTGGGACGAGATCCTCGGTTTTCTCGAAGGCGAACAGTTGATCTGTCGTGCCAGTGGCGGGGCCTGGGTGCTGTGCCGTGATCTGGCGCATTACAGCCTGGCTCAGCTGCTCAGTCGCAGCCCCTGGCCGTTACCGCGGCTTGCCCAATTGCCCAGGGCGCTGGACGAATCCTGGTATCCCGGTTTGCGGCTGGCGCTCGAGCGCTTTTACCAGCATCAGCAGGCGCTGTTCGGCGCCAGCCTGGCGCAATGGCTGCAATCCCATGCACCCGAGGGGCCGGGTGGAATCGCCGAAGCGGACAAGTGA
- a CDS encoding PilZ domain-containing protein: MTLDALRLEVPDIHDEHAEPLADLQAQLANARLQPPEHGLQQVLSLSFRLNRSAMTLLERQRTLQSFSEEFRHYAQPYSDERPPPALFVRLCAELAVGFKRLLLQILQSRHPSRPHLAWCLYMAQHFLAQTLLRNYQLYQEPPPSLWRDSHLLYWIGEYQNCLDEPVAAAFQPQPANTLRGLYQQMLLMALSNPFHLAEGEGPALFSALAPLAGLARLQPWDEDETGDTEGPTIDLTAAQPCLMLEQIAEIDNQYLRRFELGALLVALHEPAPLQSGKERQVLERVHQHWLGRQQRRHLRTDQQSNCQLIIGLAAIHAQLLDQRPSQCSAQVLDVSPGGARLLCNADQGPRLPVGQLLLLLSPSGTPTLALIRWRHLNSEGLHLGIRYLKGLPRPVWLRRAPSAQTHPGVLQSTPVPGNAWHHGLWLATGQFVEGENLWLQLASVHNQAIVPLTTANLATPLVARYPLKLA; the protein is encoded by the coding sequence ATGACACTGGATGCTTTGCGTCTGGAGGTGCCAGACATCCACGATGAGCATGCGGAGCCGCTCGCCGATCTCCAGGCGCAGCTCGCCAATGCGCGTCTGCAGCCCCCGGAGCATGGGCTGCAACAGGTCTTGAGCCTGTCGTTCCGGCTGAATCGCAGTGCCATGACCTTACTCGAAAGGCAGCGCACCCTGCAAAGCTTCAGCGAGGAATTCCGCCATTACGCCCAGCCCTACAGCGACGAGCGCCCGCCGCCAGCGCTGTTCGTGCGCCTGTGCGCGGAACTGGCGGTGGGCTTCAAGCGCTTGTTGCTGCAGATCCTCCAGAGCCGCCATCCCTCGCGCCCGCACCTGGCTTGGTGCCTGTACATGGCCCAGCACTTTCTCGCCCAGACCCTGCTGCGAAATTACCAGTTGTATCAGGAGCCGCCGCCCAGCCTGTGGCGCGACAGCCACCTGTTGTACTGGATCGGCGAATACCAGAACTGTCTGGACGAACCGGTCGCCGCCGCCTTTCAACCGCAGCCAGCCAACACCCTGCGCGGGCTCTACCAACAGATGCTGCTGATGGCCCTGAGCAATCCCTTCCATCTGGCCGAAGGTGAAGGCCCGGCGCTGTTCAGTGCCCTCGCGCCGCTGGCAGGCCTGGCCCGCCTGCAGCCCTGGGACGAGGACGAGACTGGAGACACCGAAGGACCAACGATCGACCTCACCGCGGCCCAACCCTGCCTGATGCTCGAGCAGATCGCGGAAATCGACAACCAATACCTGCGCCGATTCGAACTAGGTGCCCTGCTGGTCGCCCTGCATGAACCGGCACCACTGCAAAGCGGTAAGGAACGTCAGGTGCTGGAGCGCGTCCACCAGCACTGGCTGGGCCGCCAGCAGCGCCGCCACTTGCGTACCGACCAGCAGAGCAACTGCCAGTTGATCATTGGCCTGGCCGCCATTCACGCCCAGCTGCTCGACCAGCGCCCCAGCCAATGCTCGGCGCAGGTACTCGACGTCAGCCCCGGCGGGGCACGCCTGCTCTGCAATGCCGACCAGGGCCCCCGACTGCCGGTCGGGCAATTGCTTCTGCTGCTCAGCCCGAGCGGCACACCGACGCTGGCCCTGATCCGCTGGCGTCATCTCAATAGCGAAGGCCTGCACCTCGGCATCCGCTACCTCAAGGGCCTGCCCCGCCCCGTCTGGCTGCGCCGTGCGCCCAGCGCCCAGACTCACCCCGGCGTGCTGCAAAGCACGCCGGTGCCGGGCAATGCCTGGCACCACGGCCTGTGGCTAGCGACCGGTCAGTTCGTCGAAGGGGAAAATCTCTGGCTGCAGCTGGCCAGCGTGCATAACCAGGCCATAGTCCCGCTGACCACTGCCAACCTGGCGACGCCGCTGGTGGCCCGCTACCCACTGAAGCTGGCGTAA
- a CDS encoding TlpA disulfide reductase family protein, whose translation MDVRLQRVMRGLVMGIVAGLLLAGCVEDAGVDQHGRKVAVERLEGQWLVINYWAEWCGPCRTEIPELNRLAEQLKGQPVEVFGVNFDGLQGDELTQAAESLGIRFTVLAQDPAARFDLPRSEALPVTYIVDPQGKVRERLMGEQNAAGLSKRLAELQAGK comes from the coding sequence ATGGACGTGCGACTCCAGAGGGTGATGAGAGGGTTGGTCATGGGGATTGTCGCCGGGCTCTTGCTGGCCGGTTGTGTCGAGGACGCGGGTGTCGACCAGCATGGGCGAAAGGTAGCGGTTGAGCGCCTGGAAGGCCAGTGGTTAGTGATCAATTACTGGGCCGAGTGGTGTGGGCCCTGCCGCACCGAGATTCCCGAGTTGAACCGTCTGGCCGAGCAGCTCAAGGGGCAGCCGGTCGAGGTGTTCGGGGTGAATTTCGATGGCCTGCAGGGTGACGAATTGACTCAGGCGGCGGAATCTTTGGGGATTCGTTTTACCGTGCTGGCGCAGGACCCGGCGGCGCGTTTCGATCTGCCGCGTAGCGAGGCGCTGCCAGTGACTTATATCGTCGATCCCCAGGGTAAGGTGCGTGAGCGCTTGATGGGGGAGCAGAACGCGGCGGGGCTGAGCAAGCGCCTGGCCGAACTGCAGGCCGGCAAGTAA
- a CDS encoding acylphosphatase: MARICMHGYVSGRVQGVSFRQYTEEQAERLELDGWVRNLPDGRVEVLFEGEEDAVRELAAWLERGPASARVEAVALEQQGLQGVAGFVIRR; the protein is encoded by the coding sequence ATGGCGCGCATCTGTATGCATGGTTATGTCAGCGGGCGGGTTCAGGGCGTGAGTTTTCGCCAGTACACCGAGGAACAGGCCGAGCGCCTGGAGCTGGATGGTTGGGTGCGCAATTTGCCAGATGGCCGGGTGGAGGTGCTGTTCGAAGGCGAAGAGGACGCCGTGCGGGAGTTGGCGGCCTGGCTCGAGCGGGGTCCGGCGAGTGCCAGGGTCGAGGCGGTGGCGCTGGAGCAGCAGGGGCTGCAGGGCGTCGCCGGGTTTGTCATACGCCGCTAG
- a CDS encoding transglycosylase SLT domain-containing protein, which produces MPARICFALLSLLLLAAPAAANLRQAPEPGLRSLLQRTVAEADSFQDRFEAEVWLLDMSTRLARYLPAVEERLHLLRLVHREASKAGLRPDLVIALIHAESRFDRFAISSVGAQGMMQVMPFWKAELGRPQDNLTDNATNLRYGCTILSYYLKKEHGDLSRALARYNGSLGQNAYPAKVIGLWQDFWYVKP; this is translated from the coding sequence ATGCCGGCGCGGATTTGCTTCGCCCTGCTGAGCCTCCTGCTGCTGGCCGCACCGGCCGCGGCCAATCTGCGCCAAGCCCCCGAGCCGGGATTACGCAGCCTGCTGCAGCGTACGGTCGCCGAAGCCGACAGTTTTCAAGATCGCTTCGAGGCAGAAGTCTGGCTGCTGGACATGTCCACCCGCCTCGCCCGCTACCTGCCGGCTGTCGAGGAACGCCTCCATCTGCTTCGACTGGTGCATCGCGAAGCCAGCAAAGCCGGCCTTCGCCCGGACCTGGTCATCGCCCTGATCCACGCCGAAAGCCGCTTCGACCGCTTCGCCATTTCCTCGGTGGGGGCGCAAGGCATGATGCAGGTGATGCCATTCTGGAAGGCCGAACTGGGGCGCCCGCAGGACAACCTGACCGACAATGCCACCAACCTGCGCTACGGCTGCACCATTCTCAGCTACTACCTGAAGAAGGAGCACGGCGACCTCAGTCGCGCCCTCGCCCGCTACAACGGCAGCCTCGGCCAGAACGCCTATCCGGCCAAAGTGATCGGCCTGTGGCAAGACTTCTGGTATGTCAAACCCTGA
- a CDS encoding proline--tRNA ligase produces the protein MRTSQYLLSTLKETPSDAVVISHQLMLRAGMIRKLASGLYTWLPMGLRVLRKVEAVVRDEMNAAGALEVLMPGIQPAELWQESGRWEQYGPELLRLKDRHERDFCAGPTHEEVITDLARNELSSYKQLPINLYQIQTKFRDEIRPRFGLMRGREFIMKDAYSFHLDQASLQETYDRMHLAYSNIFSRLGLNFRPVQADTGSIGGTGSHEFHVLAASGEDDIAFSDSSDYAANIEKAEALPRETVRGAATEALRLVDTPNAKTIAELVEGFNLPIEKTIKTLVVHGVEAGTLIALMVRGDHELNEIKAANLAQVASPLAFASEAELRSAIGAGAGSLGPLNLPLPCIIDRSVALMSDFAIGANIDDKHYFGVNWERDLPLPEVADLRNVVAGDPSPDGQGSLEIKRGIEVGHIFQLGTKYSEAMGCTVMGENGKPAVLTMGCYGIGVSRVVAAAIEQNHDERGIIWNDILAPFQIALVALRYENEEVRAATDKLYAELTTAGFEVLLDDRDKKTSPGIKFADMELIGIPHRIVVSDRGLAEGNLEYKNRQETEAQAIPVADVLSFIQARVHR, from the coding sequence ATGCGTACCAGTCAGTACCTGCTCTCGACCCTCAAAGAAACCCCGTCCGATGCCGTTGTCATCAGCCATCAGCTGATGCTGCGCGCCGGCATGATCCGCAAACTGGCCTCTGGCCTGTACACCTGGCTACCCATGGGCCTGCGTGTGCTGCGCAAAGTCGAAGCCGTGGTGCGCGATGAGATGAATGCCGCGGGCGCCCTGGAAGTGCTGATGCCCGGCATTCAACCGGCCGAGTTGTGGCAGGAGTCCGGCCGTTGGGAGCAGTACGGCCCCGAACTGCTGCGCCTCAAGGACCGCCATGAGCGCGACTTTTGCGCCGGCCCGACCCACGAGGAAGTCATCACCGATCTGGCCCGTAACGAGCTGAGCAGCTACAAGCAGCTGCCCATCAACCTGTACCAGATCCAGACCAAGTTCCGTGACGAGATCCGCCCGCGCTTCGGTCTGATGCGTGGCCGCGAGTTCATCATGAAGGATGCCTACTCCTTCCACCTCGACCAGGCTTCGCTGCAGGAAACCTACGACCGCATGCACTTGGCCTACAGCAATATTTTCAGCCGCCTCGGGTTGAACTTCCGCCCCGTGCAAGCCGATACCGGCTCGATTGGCGGCACCGGCTCCCACGAATTTCATGTACTGGCCGCGTCCGGCGAAGATGACATCGCCTTCAGCGACAGCTCCGACTACGCCGCCAACATCGAGAAAGCCGAAGCCCTGCCACGCGAAACCGTGCGCGGCGCAGCGACCGAAGCACTGCGCCTGGTCGACACGCCGAATGCGAAGACCATTGCCGAACTGGTGGAGGGTTTCAATCTACCCATCGAGAAAACCATCAAGACACTGGTGGTACACGGCGTCGAAGCCGGCACCCTGATCGCCCTGATGGTGCGCGGCGATCATGAACTGAACGAGATCAAGGCTGCCAACCTGGCCCAGGTCGCCAGCCCCCTGGCATTCGCCTCGGAAGCCGAACTGCGCAGCGCCATCGGTGCCGGCGCCGGCTCTCTTGGCCCGCTGAACCTGCCGCTGCCATGCATCATCGACCGCTCGGTGGCTCTGATGAGCGACTTCGCCATCGGCGCCAACATCGATGACAAGCATTACTTTGGCGTCAACTGGGAACGCGACCTGCCGCTGCCGGAAGTCGCCGACCTGCGTAACGTGGTCGCCGGCGACCCAAGCCCGGATGGCCAGGGTAGCCTGGAAATCAAACGCGGCATCGAGGTCGGTCATATCTTCCAACTCGGCACCAAATACAGTGAAGCGATGGGCTGCACGGTCATGGGCGAAAACGGCAAACCGGCCGTGCTCACCATGGGCTGCTATGGCATCGGCGTGTCCCGCGTGGTGGCTGCCGCCATTGAGCAGAACCACGACGAACGCGGGATTATCTGGAACGACATCCTGGCCCCCTTCCAGATCGCCCTGGTAGCGCTGCGTTACGAGAACGAAGAAGTGCGCGCCGCCACCGACAAGCTCTACGCCGAACTGACGACTGCCGGTTTCGAAGTGCTGCTCGACGACCGTGACAAAAAGACCAGCCCGGGCATCAAATTCGCGGACATGGAGCTGATTGGCATCCCCCACCGCATCGTCGTCAGCGATCGCGGTCTGGCCGAAGGCAACCTGGAATACAAGAATCGCCAGGAGACCGAGGCTCAGGCCATACCGGTCGCCGATGTGCTCTCCTTCATCCAGGCTCGTGTCCATCGCTGA